The Armatimonadota bacterium genome includes a window with the following:
- the hisD gene encoding histidinol dehydrogenase: MPADMRFLETAKDPQEQIRAALTAGSPADDDAVEQTVREIIARVRSEGDAALLDLGRRFDFSGLQSIPVDPERIRQALEIIPRDLRAALEHAAANIREFHEQEKAESWVSTRGSTVLGQLVRPVPSVGLYVPGGRAAYPSTVLMTAIPAAVAGVREIFVATPCGEEGEIPESILAACAISGVSRVFRMGGAQAIAAFAFGTESVPRVDKVAGPGNRFVNCAKRLLFGHVGIDSLAGPSEVLVIADDTADPQWVAADLIAQAEHGGDSRSILVTWRREVAEAVAQAVEKQLPHEPRSGYIRESLDSHGVILLTNGPDEAVYWTNICAPEHLQVWVERPQEWIGRLVNAGAIFVGPYSPVPIGDYAAGPSHTLPTGTAARFSSALGVAEFQKRTSLIWYGPEELTRDAPAAVTIAEAEGLPAHARAITLRGKDGQT, from the coding sequence ATGCCCGCGGACATGCGTTTTCTGGAGACCGCGAAAGACCCCCAAGAGCAGATCCGGGCGGCCCTGACGGCAGGCTCGCCGGCGGATGACGACGCCGTGGAGCAGACCGTGCGCGAGATCATCGCAAGAGTGCGATCGGAAGGGGATGCGGCTCTGCTGGATCTGGGACGGCGATTCGACTTCTCCGGGCTGCAAAGCATTCCTGTCGACCCCGAGCGCATCCGGCAGGCACTGGAAATCATACCCCGTGATCTGAGAGCCGCTCTCGAGCACGCGGCCGCAAATATCCGGGAGTTCCACGAGCAGGAGAAGGCGGAGTCCTGGGTCTCCACACGCGGATCCACGGTCTTGGGCCAACTGGTGCGACCCGTCCCGTCCGTGGGGCTTTATGTTCCGGGCGGCAGAGCCGCCTATCCCAGCACCGTCCTGATGACCGCCATCCCGGCGGCAGTGGCGGGAGTGCGGGAGATATTCGTGGCCACCCCGTGCGGAGAGGAGGGCGAGATCCCCGAAAGCATTCTGGCCGCCTGCGCCATCAGCGGGGTGAGCCGGGTATTCCGGATGGGAGGCGCTCAGGCCATTGCGGCCTTTGCGTTCGGCACGGAGAGCGTTCCCCGCGTGGACAAGGTGGCCGGGCCGGGGAACCGGTTCGTCAACTGTGCCAAGCGGCTGCTGTTCGGGCATGTGGGGATAGACTCGCTGGCCGGGCCGAGCGAGGTGCTGGTCATAGCGGACGATACGGCCGATCCGCAGTGGGTGGCGGCCGATTTGATCGCGCAGGCCGAACACGGAGGGGACTCCCGATCCATTCTGGTGACCTGGAGGCGCGAGGTGGCGGAGGCTGTGGCCCAGGCTGTTGAGAAGCAGCTTCCCCATGAGCCGAGATCCGGATACATCCGGGAGTCCCTGGACTCCCACGGGGTCATCCTGCTCACCAACGGGCCGGATGAGGCCGTTTACTGGACAAACATCTGCGCGCCGGAGCATCTGCAAGTTTGGGTGGAGCGCCCCCAGGAGTGGATCGGGCGACTGGTAAACGCGGGGGCCATCTTTGTCGGCCCCTACAGCCCGGTGCCGATCGGCGATTATGCGGCAGGTCCCTCTCACACTCTGCCCACCGGGACTGCGGCCCGGTTTTCCTCGGCCCTGGGCGTGGCAGAGTTTCAGAAGCGCACCAGCCTGATCTGGTACGGTCCGGAAGAGCTCACCCGGGATGCGCCCGCAGCGGTGACGATTGCAGAGGCCGAAGGACTGCCCGCGCACGCGCGGGCCATCACGCTGCGCGGGAAGGACGGTCAGACTTGA
- the hisB gene encoding imidazoleglycerol-phosphate dehydratase, with translation MVDRVAEAHRTTKETDITVRLSLDGSGQCEASTGIGFFDHMLDQLARHGLFDLKVRAEGDLHIDAHHTVEDTGIVLGNAFAQALGDRAGIRRYGWAAVPLDEALVLVSVDISGRGLLTADLGRLDPMVGEFPSELLPEFLRAFASTAGITLHVRKLCGVNSHHIIEASFKALARALRDAVSKDPRSPGVPSTKGVL, from the coding sequence ATGGTTGATCGCGTGGCGGAAGCTCACAGAACGACCAAGGAGACCGACATTACCGTCCGGCTTTCCCTGGACGGCAGCGGTCAGTGCGAAGCCAGCACGGGGATCGGCTTCTTCGACCATATGCTGGATCAGCTTGCGCGCCACGGACTGTTCGACCTGAAGGTCCGCGCGGAAGGCGATCTGCATATTGACGCGCATCACACTGTGGAAGACACGGGGATCGTGCTGGGCAACGCATTCGCGCAGGCGCTTGGCGACCGGGCTGGCATCCGGCGCTACGGCTGGGCGGCTGTCCCGCTGGATGAGGCTCTAGTGCTCGTCTCGGTGGACATCAGCGGGCGTGGACTGTTGACAGCCGACCTGGGACGTCTGGACCCGATGGTGGGCGAATTCCCTTCGGAGCTTCTTCCCGAGTTTCTAAGGGCGTTCGCCAGCACCGCCGGCATCACGCTGCACGTGCGCAAACTTTGCGGGGTGAATTCGCATCACATCATCGAGGCATCGTTCAAGGCGCTGGCGCGTGCGCTGCGGGATGCCGTGTCCAAAGACCCGCGCTCGCCGGGAGTTCCCTCCACGAAAGGGGTGCTGTGA
- the hisH gene encoding imidazole glycerol phosphate synthase subunit HisH: MSRITIVDYGMGNLASVQKALGHLGFESFLSQRAEDIEVAERLILPGVGAFGAAITNLERMGLVEPLRDYCASGRPFLGICLGMQLLMTESNELGHWKGLDIIPGRVRRFFEDAPAPPDIKVPHVGWNTLDIRWRDGIFRSAGEAPSVYFVHSYYVVPEDDSVTSATCTHGETFCASLQQGNIFATQFHPEKSGSVGLSLLAEFARWQT, translated from the coding sequence GTGAGCCGCATCACCATCGTTGACTACGGTATGGGTAATCTTGCCAGCGTCCAGAAGGCGCTCGGCCATCTCGGATTCGAGAGCTTCCTCAGCCAGCGGGCCGAGGATATCGAGGTGGCGGAACGATTGATCCTGCCCGGGGTGGGAGCCTTCGGGGCTGCCATAACGAACCTGGAACGGATGGGGCTAGTGGAACCTCTCCGAGATTACTGCGCGTCGGGCCGGCCGTTCCTGGGGATCTGCCTGGGCATGCAGCTCCTGATGACCGAAAGCAACGAGCTGGGCCATTGGAAGGGACTGGACATCATCCCCGGGCGCGTGCGCCGCTTTTTCGAGGACGCGCCCGCCCCTCCGGACATCAAGGTGCCGCACGTGGGATGGAACACGCTGGACATCCGTTGGCGCGACGGCATCTTCCGGTCCGCGGGCGAGGCTCCCAGCGTGTATTTCGTGCATTCATACTACGTGGTCCCTGAGGATGACTCCGTGACGTCGGCCACGTGCACGCACGGCGAGACGTTCTGCGCTTCACTGCAGCAGGGGAACATCTTCGCCACGCAGTTCCATCCCGAAAAAAGCGGCAGCGTGGGCCTTTCGCTGCTGGCGGAGTTCGCGCGATGGCAGACGTAG
- the hisA gene encoding 1-(5-phosphoribosyl)-5-[(5-phosphoribosylamino) methylideneamino] imidazole-4-carboxamide isomerase, protein MADVAAEFEVIPAIDLRGGRCVRLAQGDYSRETVYSDDPLAMARKWEDAGAPRLHVVDLDGARQGEPVNLEVAGRIARAISIPSDFGGGVRSAEWAKRVLEEGFQRFSIGTRALDREFAAAIFEEFGDAAIADIASREGRVVVAGWTRGSSISACDLARHLEQIGCRRIIFTDVSRDGTLAGPNLDAMHEMVTSVNIPVVASGGVSSVEDLLALSELGHLGLEGAIVGKALYDGRLDLAEAIQAVCGITGG, encoded by the coding sequence ATGGCAGACGTAGCGGCCGAGTTCGAGGTCATCCCCGCCATAGACCTCCGGGGCGGGCGGTGTGTGCGGCTGGCGCAGGGTGACTACTCGCGCGAGACGGTTTACTCGGATGATCCGCTGGCGATGGCGCGCAAATGGGAGGACGCCGGCGCACCCCGTCTGCATGTTGTGGATCTGGACGGAGCGCGGCAGGGAGAACCGGTGAATCTGGAGGTGGCCGGACGGATTGCCCGCGCCATCTCTATCCCCTCGGATTTCGGAGGAGGGGTGCGTTCCGCCGAGTGGGCGAAGCGGGTGTTGGAAGAGGGCTTTCAGCGATTCTCCATCGGGACACGCGCGCTGGACCGGGAGTTCGCGGCAGCCATATTCGAGGAGTTCGGTGATGCCGCCATAGCGGACATAGCATCCCGCGAGGGCCGCGTGGTGGTGGCCGGCTGGACTCGAGGATCCTCCATCTCTGCCTGCGACCTAGCGCGGCACCTGGAGCAGATCGGTTGCCGCCGGATCATTTTCACGGATGTGTCGCGCGACGGCACCCTGGCCGGCCCAAATCTCGACGCGATGCACGAGATGGTCACCAGCGTCAACATCCCGGTGGTGGCGAGCGGCGGGGTCTCCAGTGTGGAGGACCTGCTTGCCCTCAGCGAGCTGGGCCACCTGGGACTTGAGGGCGCCATAGTGGGCAAAGCCCTCTATGACGGGCGGCTGGACCTCGCAGAAGCCATCCAGGCCGTTTGCGGCATCACAGGCGGCTGA
- a CDS encoding tagatose-6-phosphate kinase gives MIITVTLNTAIDKTFTIPNFSVDRVHRPTEWKIVPGGKGINVARVLRELGLQPLAMGFAGGYTGGMIRRGLELEGLASHLVPTAEDSRECITVIDPEAGTQTEINENGPSISAGELSALDDALRARLPEAEALVLSGSIPPGVPPDIYARWICAAKQEGVFTVLDSSGSALAEGVRAKPDVVKPNRREFAELTGEDLLTADEIAVRSLALVDTGIPCVLVSLGRAGAVAVTRDEQWVSRSPEIPFVSAVGSGDAFVAGFLFARHHGEDLEGSLRLATAAGSANAMTFGAGFCSRECILSLAAQVETRRLDLESKD, from the coding sequence TTGATCATCACGGTCACGCTGAACACGGCCATTGACAAGACTTTCACCATCCCGAACTTCTCGGTGGACCGCGTCCACCGGCCCACCGAGTGGAAGATCGTCCCAGGGGGCAAGGGCATCAACGTTGCCCGCGTGCTCAGGGAGCTTGGACTTCAACCCCTGGCGATGGGTTTCGCCGGGGGCTACACCGGCGGGATGATCCGCCGGGGACTGGAGCTGGAAGGGTTGGCATCCCATCTGGTGCCCACGGCGGAGGACTCCCGGGAATGCATCACGGTCATTGACCCGGAGGCCGGCACGCAGACCGAGATCAATGAGAACGGCCCCAGCATCAGTGCCGGGGAGCTCTCGGCTCTGGATGATGCTCTTAGAGCGCGGCTGCCGGAGGCTGAGGCGCTGGTGCTCTCAGGCAGCATTCCACCAGGCGTGCCCCCTGATATCTACGCCCGCTGGATCTGTGCCGCGAAACAGGAGGGCGTGTTTACGGTTCTGGATTCGAGCGGGTCCGCGCTTGCAGAAGGAGTGCGGGCAAAGCCGGATGTTGTCAAGCCGAACCGGCGCGAGTTCGCAGAGCTGACGGGTGAAGACCTGCTGACTGCGGACGAGATCGCGGTCCGCTCCCTCGCTCTGGTGGACACAGGGATCCCCTGCGTGCTGGTTTCCCTGGGGAGGGCCGGCGCGGTCGCGGTCACGCGAGATGAGCAGTGGGTCTCCCGCAGTCCGGAGATCCCCTTCGTCAGCGCAGTGGGGTCCGGGGACGCGTTTGTTGCCGGATTTCTGTTTGCGCGTCATCATGGAGAGGATCTTGAAGGGAGTCTGCGGCTGGCGACAGCCGCGGGTTCCGCCAACGCGATGACTTTCGGGGCCGGTTTCTGCTCCAGGGAGTGCATCCTGTCGCTCGCCGCACAGGTGGAGACCCGCCGGCTGGATCTGGAGTCAAAAGACTGA
- the lexA gene encoding LexA repressor codes for MTRGIPLTPKRREILDYIERHTQRFGYPPTVREIGEAVRLSSPSTVQAHLKRLAEEGLIVRERGLTRAIRPARPALRPAKTVQLPLVGRVAAGTPLLAEQDIEGYFGVPSELVPDGRGFLLSVRGDSMIEAGIHDGDYVVVREQPSADDGDIVVALVDGEGTVKRLHRENGRIRLQPANQKMQPIYADDVRIVGKVVGLFRRLQ; via the coding sequence ATGACGAGGGGGATTCCTCTGACTCCTAAGAGACGGGAGATTCTGGACTACATCGAGCGTCACACACAGCGGTTCGGATACCCTCCCACAGTCCGCGAGATCGGAGAGGCGGTGCGCCTGAGTTCGCCCTCCACCGTACAGGCGCATCTGAAAAGGCTGGCGGAGGAGGGCCTGATTGTCCGGGAGAGGGGGCTGACCCGCGCCATACGGCCGGCGCGTCCGGCCCTGCGTCCCGCGAAGACCGTGCAGCTTCCCCTGGTGGGCAGGGTGGCGGCCGGCACCCCTTTGCTGGCCGAGCAGGACATCGAGGGCTATTTCGGCGTGCCCTCGGAGCTCGTCCCGGACGGGCGGGGATTCCTGCTCAGCGTGCGCGGAGACAGCATGATAGAGGCCGGGATCCACGACGGCGACTATGTTGTGGTGCGCGAGCAGCCTTCCGCCGATGACGGCGACATTGTTGTGGCTCTGGTGGACGGCGAGGGGACCGTCAAGCGCCTGCACCGCGAGAACGGTCGCATCCGGCTGCAGCCCGCCAATCAGAAGATGCAGCCCATCTACGCGGATGATGTGCGCATTGTGGGCAAGGTTGTCGGCCTGTTCCGGCGCCTGCAATAG
- the gyrA gene encoding DNA gyrase subunit A yields MSTDFAREVVDVNIEDEMKRSYLDYAMSVIISRALPDVRDGLKPVQRRILYSMRQLGVGPNSAHVKCAKVCGETQGNYHPHGTEVIYPTLVRMAQDFNLRYPLIDGQGNFGSVDADPPAAMRYTECRLAPIAMELMADIEKDTVDWVDNYDQTRMEPVVLPAGIPNLLANGSAGIAVGMATNIPPHNLTELLNGIIYLIDNPDASISKLMEFIKGPDFPTRGIILGTKGIRDAYEAGRGRITMQGEVTIETLDGGRSGIVITELPYQVIKKRLIEQIAELVHQKKLDGIADLNDFSDRNGMRIVIELKRDAHPKKVLNFLLKHTPLRSTFGVIMLALVDQQPRMLNLKQMLEHYIAHRESVVFRRSLWELERARARAHVLEGLRIAIRFLDEIIALIRRSRSTEEARREMMRRYDLTQIQADAILAMQLRQLTQLEREKVEEEFRELLGRIAYYEDLLISPEKIRGVVKAELRVMRDKYGDERRTRIIPLEAEEIGEEDLIPEEETIITITRAGYVKRVPLDTYRSQRRGGRGIIGAGTKEEDEVVKLFVATTHDYILFFTDRGRVHRIKAYEVPEARRTAMGTPIINLINIEPGEVVTASVPIKEMQGADSRFLVMATEQGEVKRIELEQFRNIRANGLRAIDLEDGDVLRWVALTDGSYDVVLVTRDGMSIRFREDEVRPTGRAAGGVRGIKLREGDRVVAMCVTQGKDELLVGTELGMGKRTKMADYRRQGRGGLGIRTINITNRTGKVVAAQAVVPDDRVILISQNGIVIKFAVREVRSTGRSTQGVRIMNLAPGDSLVSLERIPSTDEADEAVAAKESAEKKARAAATKSGAKQPAAAAVAEEVSDDEGDSSDS; encoded by the coding sequence ATGAGCACGGATTTCGCGCGAGAGGTTGTGGATGTAAACATCGAAGATGAGATGAAGCGCTCATATCTCGATTACGCTATGAGCGTTATCATCTCGCGGGCGCTGCCGGATGTGCGCGACGGCCTCAAGCCGGTTCAGCGGCGCATTCTTTACTCCATGCGGCAGCTGGGAGTCGGACCTAACTCCGCCCACGTCAAGTGCGCCAAGGTCTGTGGCGAGACTCAGGGCAACTATCACCCCCACGGCACCGAGGTTATCTACCCCACGCTGGTGCGCATGGCGCAGGATTTCAACCTGCGCTATCCCCTCATTGACGGGCAGGGGAACTTCGGATCGGTGGATGCCGACCCCCCCGCAGCCATGCGCTACACGGAGTGCCGCCTGGCCCCCATCGCGATGGAGCTTATGGCGGACATCGAAAAGGACACCGTGGACTGGGTGGACAACTACGACCAGACCCGCATGGAACCGGTCGTCCTGCCCGCAGGAATTCCCAACCTTCTCGCGAACGGCAGCGCGGGCATCGCAGTGGGGATGGCCACCAATATCCCTCCCCATAACCTCACCGAGCTCCTGAATGGCATTATCTACCTGATTGACAATCCGGACGCCTCCATCAGCAAGCTGATGGAGTTCATCAAAGGGCCGGATTTCCCGACGCGCGGCATCATCCTGGGAACGAAGGGCATCCGGGATGCCTATGAGGCGGGCCGCGGCCGGATCACCATGCAGGGCGAGGTGACCATCGAGACCCTGGATGGGGGGCGGTCCGGCATCGTCATCACGGAGTTGCCGTATCAGGTCATTAAGAAACGGCTCATCGAGCAGATCGCGGAGCTGGTGCACCAGAAGAAGCTGGACGGCATCGCGGACCTGAACGACTTCTCGGACCGCAACGGGATGCGCATCGTCATCGAACTGAAACGCGACGCGCACCCGAAAAAGGTGCTCAACTTCCTCCTGAAGCATACGCCGCTGCGCTCCACGTTCGGGGTCATCATGCTCGCGCTGGTGGATCAGCAGCCCCGGATGCTGAACCTCAAGCAGATGCTGGAGCACTATATCGCGCATCGCGAGTCCGTGGTGTTCCGGCGGAGCCTCTGGGAGCTGGAGCGTGCCAGGGCCCGGGCGCACGTGCTGGAGGGCCTGCGCATCGCCATCAGGTTTCTGGATGAGATCATCGCGCTGATCCGGCGTTCGCGCAGTACGGAAGAGGCCCGGCGTGAGATGATGCGCAGATACGACCTCACTCAGATCCAGGCGGATGCCATCCTGGCCATGCAGTTGCGCCAGCTCACTCAGTTGGAGCGCGAGAAGGTGGAGGAGGAGTTCCGCGAGCTTCTGGGCCGAATCGCCTACTATGAGGATCTCCTCATCTCTCCGGAGAAGATCCGGGGGGTGGTCAAAGCCGAGCTTCGCGTCATGCGGGATAAGTACGGCGACGAGCGGCGCACGCGCATCATCCCTCTGGAGGCGGAGGAGATCGGCGAGGAGGATCTAATCCCCGAGGAGGAGACCATCATCACCATTACCCGGGCGGGTTACGTAAAGCGTGTTCCGCTGGATACGTACCGCAGCCAGCGCCGAGGGGGGCGCGGAATCATCGGTGCCGGGACCAAGGAAGAGGACGAGGTCGTCAAGCTCTTCGTCGCCACCACTCACGACTACATCCTGTTTTTCACGGACCGCGGACGCGTGCATCGCATTAAGGCTTACGAGGTGCCAGAGGCGCGGCGCACGGCGATGGGGACGCCCATCATCAACCTCATCAACATCGAGCCTGGCGAGGTGGTGACGGCCAGCGTGCCCATCAAGGAGATGCAGGGTGCCGATAGCCGGTTCCTGGTCATGGCTACGGAGCAGGGCGAAGTCAAGCGCATCGAGCTCGAGCAGTTCCGCAACATCCGGGCGAACGGGCTGCGGGCCATTGACCTGGAGGATGGCGATGTGCTTCGTTGGGTGGCTCTGACCGATGGCAGCTACGATGTCGTGCTTGTCACAAGGGACGGCATGAGCATTCGTTTCCGGGAGGACGAGGTTCGTCCGACAGGCCGGGCCGCCGGCGGCGTTCGGGGTATCAAGCTGCGCGAGGGCGACCGGGTGGTTGCCATGTGCGTCACTCAGGGCAAGGACGAGCTCCTGGTGGGCACCGAACTGGGGATGGGCAAGCGCACGAAGATGGCGGACTACCGGCGTCAGGGCCGGGGCGGCCTGGGAATTCGCACCATAAATATCACCAACCGCACGGGCAAGGTCGTTGCGGCGCAGGCCGTGGTGCCGGATGACCGCGTCATTCTGATCTCTCAGAACGGCATCGTCATCAAGTTCGCCGTCAGGGAGGTGCGCAGCACGGGCCGGAGCACGCAGGGGGTGCGGATCATGAATCTGGCTCCGGGAGATAGCTTGGTCTCGCTGGAGCGTATTCCGTCCACGGACGAGGCGGATGAGGCCGTCGCCGCAAAGGAAAGCGCCGAGAAGAAGGCCCGCGCGGCGGCCACGAAGAGCGGCGCAAAACAGCCTGCTGCCGCTGCTGTCGCGGAGGAGGTGTCCGATGACGAGGGGGATTCCTCTGACTCCTAA
- a CDS encoding 8-oxoguanine DNA glycosylase → MSGSDVSFSIPIAPGSLDLDRTFASGQVFRWKRLGAQDWAGPLGGDAVRLTLASQDLLTVWLSRDEPARAEVERFLRLEVDLAAICEDLRRRDARLGPLLDAHQGLRVLRQDPVECLLSFVCAVVTNIPRISMSLEEVCRVFGRRTALGLRIWPDLETLAAARPEDLRLGGLEFRCRSLSRAAQALRERGGAKYLENIRELPYEDAFAELLTLPHVGPKIADCVLLFALGFDEAFPLDTHTWRAVQRLYGETGIRRTPRGYREMSRLLRERLGPWAGWAQQYLFYDSLASRRARPPEDSGFSR, encoded by the coding sequence TTGTCCGGGTCGGATGTCTCCTTTAGCATCCCCATTGCGCCGGGATCCCTGGATCTGGACCGCACCTTTGCCAGCGGGCAGGTATTCCGCTGGAAGCGTCTGGGGGCGCAGGACTGGGCTGGCCCCCTCGGCGGTGATGCCGTCCGCCTGACGCTCGCTTCGCAGGATCTCCTGACAGTCTGGCTCTCGCGGGACGAGCCTGCCCGTGCAGAGGTGGAGCGCTTCCTGCGGCTGGAAGTGGACCTTGCTGCCATTTGCGAAGACCTGCGGCGGCGAGATGCGCGGCTGGGCCCGCTCTTGGACGCACATCAGGGATTACGGGTGCTGCGCCAAGATCCGGTGGAATGCCTGCTGTCTTTCGTCTGCGCGGTTGTAACCAACATCCCCCGCATCTCGATGTCCCTGGAGGAGGTCTGCCGCGTATTCGGCCGGCGGACCGCGCTGGGCCTGCGCATATGGCCGGACCTGGAGACTCTTGCTGCGGCGCGGCCCGAGGATCTGCGGTTGGGAGGCCTGGAGTTCCGCTGTCGGAGCCTCAGCCGCGCGGCGCAGGCTCTCCGCGAGCGGGGTGGGGCTAAATATCTGGAAAACATCCGGGAGCTGCCGTATGAGGATGCGTTTGCGGAGTTGTTGACGCTTCCCCACGTGGGCCCCAAGATCGCGGATTGCGTTCTGCTTTTTGCCTTGGGCTTCGATGAAGCTTTTCCGCTGGACACCCACACCTGGCGAGCCGTGCAAAGGCTCTACGGCGAGACAGGCATCCGCCGCACTCCCAGGGGATACCGAGAGATGTCGCGCCTCCTCAGAGAACGCCTTGGTCCGTGGGCCGGGTGGGCGCAGCAGTATCTGTTCTACGACTCGCTCGCATCACGGCGTGCTCGCCCTCCAGAGGACTCCGGATTTTCCCGATAA
- a CDS encoding TIGR00268 family protein — translation MQKYKRLRDLLREMKSVAVAYSGGVDSTFLARVATDVLGNGAHAVLGVSPTVAESELRDARDFAASAGLHLTEIPTSELENPDYAANPVNRCYFCKSELFGRIREWADARGVRWICDGTNADDSGDWRPGSQAASEREVRSPLAETGLTKEEIRQLSRMLGLPTWDKPSIACLGSRFPYGDRITLEALRQIDRAEDLIRSLGFRQVRLRHHGDVARIEVEEADIERIATPEVRRRVVEGLRELGYRFVTVDLAGYRTGSLNTGVVPQSQTPEIQR, via the coding sequence ATGCAGAAATACAAGCGGCTCCGCGACTTGTTGCGTGAGATGAAAAGCGTCGCCGTGGCCTACTCCGGCGGCGTGGACAGCACGTTTCTGGCCCGCGTGGCGACGGATGTGCTGGGAAACGGAGCGCACGCAGTGCTGGGAGTTTCCCCCACAGTGGCTGAATCTGAGCTGCGGGACGCGCGCGACTTTGCGGCTTCGGCAGGACTGCACCTCACGGAGATACCCACTTCTGAGCTAGAGAACCCCGACTACGCCGCCAATCCCGTGAACCGGTGCTACTTCTGCAAGAGCGAGCTTTTCGGCCGGATCCGCGAGTGGGCGGATGCGCGGGGAGTGCGGTGGATCTGCGACGGCACGAATGCCGACGATTCGGGAGACTGGCGTCCGGGTTCACAGGCCGCGAGCGAGCGGGAGGTCCGCAGCCCGCTGGCGGAGACCGGCCTGACGAAGGAGGAGATCCGGCAGCTTTCCCGGATGCTGGGACTGCCTACCTGGGACAAGCCCTCCATCGCCTGTCTGGGATCTCGGTTTCCTTACGGCGACCGGATCACACTGGAGGCACTCCGCCAGATAGACCGGGCCGAAGACCTGATCCGCTCTCTGGGATTCCGGCAGGTGCGCCTCCGGCACCACGGGGATGTGGCGCGCATCGAGGTGGAAGAGGCGGACATCGAACGGATCGCTACTCCCGAGGTCCGGCGCCGGGTGGTGGAAGGCCTGCGTGAACTGGGCTACCGGTTCGTGACTGTGGATCTTGCGGGATACCGGACGGGAAGCTTAAACACCGGCGTGGTTCCGCAGAGCCAGACACCGGAGATACAGCGTTAA
- a CDS encoding 1-(5-phosphoribosyl)-5-amino-4-imidazole-carboxylate carboxylase, translating into MDTESLKSLLRSVREGSVEVEDAVQRLRTLPFEDLGFARVDHHRPLRQGIPEVVFCQGKTPDQAARIFQKLAEQSENVLATRASEEHFHRVQELVPEAQWHPEARIIRLMRRVIDDRGDRYVAVLSAGTSDIPVAEEAAVTAETLGSSVQRAYDVGVAGLHRLLDCQEMIYGARALVVVAGMEGALPSVVGGLVSRPVIAVPTSVGYGASFQGLAALLAMLNCCASGVAVVNIDNGFGAGYLAHLIANGDSL; encoded by the coding sequence ATGGACACAGAGTCTCTGAAAAGCCTGCTGCGGAGCGTCAGAGAAGGATCGGTCGAGGTGGAGGATGCTGTCCAGCGCCTGCGCACACTCCCCTTCGAGGATCTGGGATTTGCCCGCGTGGACCATCACCGGCCGTTGCGGCAGGGAATCCCGGAGGTTGTCTTCTGCCAGGGCAAGACTCCGGACCAGGCAGCCCGCATCTTCCAGAAGCTGGCCGAGCAATCCGAAAACGTCCTCGCCACCCGGGCGTCCGAGGAGCATTTCCACCGCGTGCAGGAGCTTGTTCCCGAGGCTCAGTGGCACCCCGAGGCCCGGATCATCCGACTGATGCGGCGCGTAATTGACGATAGGGGCGACCGCTATGTGGCGGTGCTGAGCGCGGGAACTTCAGACATACCCGTGGCGGAAGAAGCGGCAGTCACGGCGGAGACGCTGGGCAGCTCTGTTCAGCGCGCCTATGACGTTGGAGTGGCTGGCCTGCACCGGTTGCTCGACTGCCAGGAGATGATCTACGGGGCCCGCGCGCTCGTGGTGGTGGCGGGCATGGAAGGCGCTCTTCCCAGCGTGGTCGGCGGGCTGGTAAGCCGCCCGGTCATCGCCGTCCCGACCAGCGTGGGATACGGAGCAAGCTTTCAGGGACTGGCCGCGCTGCTGGCCATGCTGAACTGCTGCGCTTCGGGGGTGGCGGTGGTGAATATTGACAACGGCTTCGGCGCCGGGTACCTGGCGCACCTGATTGCGAACGGAGACAGCCTGTGA